A stretch of DNA from Hoeflea ulvae:
ATTTCGGGTGACGACCCTCTGGGCTGGCACATGCAGCCGGTCCGCCATTCCGGTTTCGTCTCGCGGATACTGGACATCAACAGCATTTTTGCCGGCGGCCCGCTCGGCGAGTTCAATGACCAGACCTATATGCGCGATGCCGTGATTCCGCGTTTGCAGCAGGTTTTTCAGACCCAGCAGCCCTGCATGGAGCTGGTCAAGACGAAGCTTTTCGGGGTCAGTCTCGGCTATGACCGCATTCTGATTCCCCAACGCAACACCGGCCGCCCGGAATGGATCATATCCTCATCCTGTGCCCGGTTTCTTCTCAGCCCGCCGCGGCGGCAGCAAAGGCTCGACGCCGCCGACGAGGCCATCGTGCAGCTGCTGATCGAGGGGGCGACGGCGAAGGAAATCGCCGTGATGCTGACGGTGTCCCACCGGACCGTCGAGCACCGGCTCGACCGCCTGAAGGAGCGGTTCGAAGCCCGCAACACGGTGCATCTCGTGGCGATGCTGATCGCCGCGCATCTGGACCGTCCCGGCTATGGCGATTCGCACGGCTAGGCGGGTTGCCAGCAGGCCCGGTGCCGCAACCTCCGCGGGCTGGCTTTGCTGGGCTCGGGGCCGTTAGGCACTGCCGGCACGGCAAAGCCGCGCGGACATCTGCCAGTACCGCCGGAGCCCCGGTTTTCCCTGCCGCCACAAGAGGTTGGGCGAGCGGAAAGCCCGTCGCCCGGTATTTCTACCCTGTCACTTTGCTTTGCTTGTTAACCATTTGTGAACCATAACAGCAGTGAGCAGCTTAGGCCTCTTTGGTGGTTTCATGGTGTCCATTTCTTCAGTGCCGAATCTTCGCGTGCGGGTGTGACGAGCATCCTCACAAACACGTCAGCCATGGCTGCCCTGCAGAGCCTTCGCATCATTGCGACGGATCTTTCGCAGTCGCAGAACCGCGTCAGTTCCGGCTTGCGCGTGCAGAGCGCGTCGGACAACGCCGCCTATTGGTCGATCTCCACCACCATGCGCTCCGACAGCCAGGCGCTGTCGACCGTAACCGATGCGCTGGGACTGGCCGCTTCCCATGTCGATGTCGCCTATCTGGGCCTGACCTCGGTCATAGAGGTGCTGGACGCGTTCAAGGCGAAGCTGGTCGCTTCGAAGGAACCGGGCGTCGACCGGGGCAAGATCCAGACCGAACTCGACCAGTTGAACCGTCAGGTCCACAGCATTGCCAAGTCGGCCAGTTTCAACGGGGTCAACTGGCTCAGCACCAGCATTGCCGAGATTCAGGACGCCGATACCAACAAGACCTCGATCGTTTCCTCGTTCGGACGCGGCACCTCAGGTATCGGTTCGGTTCGAACCATGGATTTCCATCTCTCGGAAGTCTCGCTGTTCAACAGCACGGGGGGCGGCTTGCTGGAAGCGGATCCCCGCGATGTCAAATCGATCGCCGGTATGCGCCTGAACGACAGTTACAACAGTGTCAGCAGGTGGTCGACCTCCAACACCGACACCGGGTCTCGCGCCTATACACAGTTCAGTTTCTCAGGGCCGCTCACCTTCGACGACCCGGCTGACAGGATCAGTTTCACTGTCACGGTGGATGCGGACGACCCGGCCACCGGCGTGCCGCCGCCCTACAATCCCGGCCATACCACCACGGTGGTGATCGACCGGGCGACGCTCGACGCGGCCAATCCCGGTTTGAACGGGGTGATCGAGACCAACACCGACTATGCCCAGGTGCTCAATCACGCGCTCGGTCAGGCCAATGCCGGTGCGTCCGTCCATGCCAGCCATAAGCTTTGGGACGCCAGCATCAAGGGCTTTGTCCACGACCCGGTGAGGATGTCGCTTTACACCGATGAGAATCGCAGCCTCGGCCTGGACGGCTCCTATGTCGAGATCAGCAATTTCAGCTCTACGGTCGGAAGCGGCGGTTTCGGCAATGTTGCCGATTTCGGAACGCGAGCTCTCCATGAGCTCACCTTCAACTCCTTCACCATGTACAAGAATGGTGAAAGCGAAGACGGCATCGAGATCAATTTCCGCTTCTCGGTGAACGGCGAGCCCTCAACAAGCCATTCCTTCAACCGCACCTATGTCAATGACCTGCTCGGCAAGGACAGCGGCGAGGTGGAGACCGTTGCGGAGATGGTCATCCTGCTGCAGTCGCTGATCCAGCCGGACTGGCCCGATGTCATCATCGAGGACAATGGCGCCGGCAAGGTCAGCATCAAGTTGGATCCGAATGTCGATCGGCTTTCGGGTTTGCAGACAAGTGTCTCCTTTACCGGCATCAGCGTCAGCATCGAGCCGCTGGTGACCATGGATTTCGACACCATCGACATCGTCGCCCAACCCGAACTGACCGACAGCTATATCGGCTATCTCGATGCGGCCACGGCCAAGATCATCGACGGGGCCGCTGCCCTGGGCGCGCTGCGCTCCCGGATCGAGATCCAGTCGGAATTCACCAGGACCCTGATCGATTCGCTCGACAAGGGCGTCGGCCGGCTCGTCGACGCTGACATGAATGCGGAATCGGTAAGGCTCAAGGCCTTGCAGGCGCAACAGGATCTCGCCACCCAGTCGCTGCAGATCGCCAACTCCTCCCCGCAGGCCATCCTCTCGCTGTTCCGGTAACGGCCAAGCAGATCCACCACTCCCCGCTGAACCGCACCGGTAAGGTTTCCGGCCCGCGCAAAGACGCGATCCCATATGTCAGGGCTCGATGAACGGCCTGCTGGCCGATGCAGAAAATGCAATGCTTGCAAGGCGACGATGGCGGAGAGAGAGGGATTCGAACCCTCGAGACGGTTCCCCGCCTACACACTTTCCAGGCGTGCGCCTTCGACCACTCGGCCACCTCTCCGCATATCCGTCTGACGGGCAAGTACCCGGACATGCCGGCCGCTGTCAAGGCGGTCGCCCTGCCGAAAAATCATGGGCCAAAAGCGCCACAAATTCCCGGTCCGGATCGGGCGGCACTATAGCCAAGACGCCTTGCTTGGCAACCGCTATTTGGTTCCGGCCCGCACATTGTCGGATCTGTGCCGCCGCAGCGTGCCGATCAGCCTTGCTGCCATGGCCGGAACCGGCCCCGGGTGCCGGGTCCGTGCTGTTCGAATCGCCGGCGCCGGATTGATCTTGTGTGGCGCTGGCGCGCGGCAACTTGCCATTGCGCCGCGGAGGTGGGGGCTTTATGTCACAGGGGCTGCATGGCTGCCGCGCCGCGCCTGTGCGGCGGTCATGCCGGTGTCTGAGCCTGGTGTCTTTGCGGAGGGTTGCATGCGGTTTGTCGCACGGTTTTTCAGTCTTGTGTTCCTGGTCTTTGCGGTGATTGCCGGACTGGTCGACGCGATCCAGTCGGTGGCCGCCGGCAGGCCGGTGCTGACCCCTATGATGGAGAGCTGGGCCGGCAACAGTCCCGACACGCTGGCGCTTGTCGAGCAGAGCTTCGCCACCTATCTGCCCGCCTGGGTCTGGGATCCCGGCGCGGTCTGGCTGCTGGCGCAACCGGCCTTCGCCGTGTTCCTGATGTTCTCGCTGCTGTTCTATCTGGCCGGTTACCGCCGTGCCAAGCCGGCCGGCCGCTTCGCCGCCTGAACGGCAAAACCGGGCGCGCGCGGGGGTGCGAGGCTTTTGCACAACGGCCCGTGGCAGCGGCCGCCGGCGGGCCGCCGGGTTGACGTAACGGCAACCGGTTTCTGCCGCGAACAGGTCAAATCGGCGTTGGATTTTTGCCCAAAGCCATGCAAGGATGCGCGCTTCCGGCCCCGCAAAGCCGGCAAAATTCCGCAGGTCTGCCCATCCGGGCATGCGGGAGGACCCCTAAAGATCAACACGTAACCTACAGGGCTGCACATCATGAAACGCACGCTTTTGAGCTTCCTCGCAATGGCCGCGATGTCCGCGACCG
This window harbors:
- a CDS encoding helix-turn-helix transcriptional regulator, with product MAKETPFHIVTRSMLDAWLQTSPDQAVTPELVYNDVMDRLSIKMRLTVISISGDDPLGWHMQPVRHSGFVSRILDINSIFAGGPLGEFNDQTYMRDAVIPRLQQVFQTQQPCMELVKTKLFGVSLGYDRILIPQRNTGRPEWIISSSCARFLLSPPRRQQRLDAADEAIVQLLIEGATAKEIAVMLTVSHRTVEHRLDRLKERFEARNTVHLVAMLIAAHLDRPGYGDSHG
- a CDS encoding flagellin, whose amino-acid sequence is MTSILTNTSAMAALQSLRIIATDLSQSQNRVSSGLRVQSASDNAAYWSISTTMRSDSQALSTVTDALGLAASHVDVAYLGLTSVIEVLDAFKAKLVASKEPGVDRGKIQTELDQLNRQVHSIAKSASFNGVNWLSTSIAEIQDADTNKTSIVSSFGRGTSGIGSVRTMDFHLSEVSLFNSTGGGLLEADPRDVKSIAGMRLNDSYNSVSRWSTSNTDTGSRAYTQFSFSGPLTFDDPADRISFTVTVDADDPATGVPPPYNPGHTTTVVIDRATLDAANPGLNGVIETNTDYAQVLNHALGQANAGASVHASHKLWDASIKGFVHDPVRMSLYTDENRSLGLDGSYVEISNFSSTVGSGGFGNVADFGTRALHELTFNSFTMYKNGESEDGIEINFRFSVNGEPSTSHSFNRTYVNDLLGKDSGEVETVAEMVILLQSLIQPDWPDVIIEDNGAGKVSIKLDPNVDRLSGLQTSVSFTGISVSIEPLVTMDFDTIDIVAQPELTDSYIGYLDAATAKIIDGAAALGALRSRIEIQSEFTRTLIDSLDKGVGRLVDADMNAESVRLKALQAQQDLATQSLQIANSSPQAILSLFR